Genomic window (uncultured Desulfovibrio sp.):
CAATGACACAGGCGCCCCGTTCCCTGGCCTGAACGATTTCCTGACGCAGCAGCTGCTGCGACGCGGCATCCAGCCCCGTGCCCGGCTCGTCCAGCAGCAGGAGGTCGGCCTGAAGCATGAGCACCCGGGCCAGATTGAGACGCTGCGCCATGCCGCGCGAAAAAACCCCCGCCCGCTCATGGGCATGGGCAGCCAGCCCCACATGCTCCAGCAGGTGCAGCAGGCGCTGGCGGGAAAGGCCGAGGCCATGCGCGCGGTTCCAGAAGTGCAGGTTTTCCAGCGCGCTCAGGCCGGGATAGAGAAAGGTGGCGTGGCCCAGATAGGCCACGGCCGGCTCTCCCGTAAAGCGGATGCTGCCGGACGTGGGCCGGGCCAGTCCGGCTATCATGCGCAGCAGGGTGCTTTTGCCTGCGCCGTTGCCGCCGGCCAGCAGGGAAACGCTGGCCGGTGCAAAGCGGCAATGCACGTCGCGCAGGACCACCCGCGCCCCGTACACCTTGGCAAGATGTTCCACCTGCAACATGTACTTAGGCTTCTCCTGCCGTTTCCGGCTTTTTCCCGGCTTCGCTGCGACCGGACGAACGCCGCCTCCAGAGCATGCACAAGGGGAAAAGCGACATGAGCGTGCCGCCTATCCACAGCCAGTTGACCAGCGGTTCCACGCTGACCTTGACCAGCGCGCGCCCCTGCTGATCCAGCCCCAGCAGCGAGGCATAGATTTCCTTGCCAAGACCGGGGATGACATCCACTTCCGTGAACTGCATGCTGCCGAACTTGTCATAGATGCGGCGCTGCGGTTTCAGCTCGCCCAGCGGCCGGCCGTCCCGGGAAACCTCCAGACGGCCCTCCAGATAGTGAAAGCCCGGTCCGTTGCCTTCCACCAGCGCCGTAAGGGTCACCGTATGCCCGTCAATGACAATGCTGTCGCCGGCGGTAAAGTAGTGGTCATGCTCCATCTTGTAGGGGCCGGAAAAGGCAATGCCCAGCGCCATGAGCGCCAGCCCCAGATGTACCCCCACGGCCCCCAGGGACCCCATGCCGCCCGGACGGAACAGGCCCGCCCCCAGCAGAACGGCGCCCACGATGCAGGCCACCGCCGCCGCCGAGGTCAGCAGGGGCAGGGGCAGGGTAAAGCCCATGGCGTAAAAGCCCGCCCCGGCGCCCAGCAGGGCCATGAGCACCACCAGAAGGCGCGCCCCGTGGCGCAGGCCGCCCGTCCAGCCCAGCCAGGGACAGACCACCAGCAAGAGCACCAGCACCGCCGCCAGCGGCAGCACCACCCGGTTGTAGAAGGAGGCTTCCAGGCCCACATTCTGCTGGCTCCACAGGGAGCTGATCACCGGCCACATGGTGGCCACAAGGATGATGACGGAAACGGCCAGCAGCAGCCAGGCCACCAGCACCAGAGCGCCTTCCCGGCTGGCCAGGGAGGACAGGGCCTCGCCCCGGCGCGGCGCCATGAAGGCTACCCAGGTCACCACCACCAGACCCACCAGCACAAAGACCGTGAGGGGCAGCCCCACACTGCCC
Coding sequences:
- the ccmA gene encoding heme ABC exporter ATP-binding protein CcmA — translated: MLQVEHLAKVYGARVVLRDVHCRFAPASVSLLAGGNGAGKSTLLRMIAGLARPTSGSIRFTGEPAVAYLGHATFLYPGLSALENLHFWNRAHGLGLSRQRLLHLLEHVGLAAHAHERAGVFSRGMAQRLNLARVLMLQADLLLLDEPGTGLDAASQQLLRQEIVQARERGACVIVVSHDLAGDAAVADRLLLLRGGRLCQDGPMPRHLDAAGWQALLAPAGEENACSA
- a CDS encoding cytochrome c-type biogenesis CcmF C-terminal domain-containing protein, which codes for MYVVAYALQLLALIFAVGGSALALLQLWQQREDALRLVEKAHWAVTGALLLASALLLHALFWNDFSVKYVADYTDRILPVFYRLTAFWAGQAGSMLFWALSVAIMGTLFACTRAYKNLHGTTRLWYWGFFYALMGFFALVLTTWSNPFVMLDPVPADGNGLNPLLQNPGMIFHPPLLFLGYGGFAVPTCLALAQALSGRPGGEGAWAVVTRPFTMLAWAFLTAGIILGMWWAYMELGWGGYWGWDPVENASLIPWLVGTAALHTMIVEERRHKLGRVNIFLMGLTTVSTFFATFLVRSGVIQSVHAFGSGSVGLPLTVFVLVGLVVVTWVAFMAPRRGEALSSLASREGALVLVAWLLLAVSVIILVATMWPVISSLWSQQNVGLEASFYNRVVLPLAAVLVLLLVVCPWLGWTGGLRHGARLLVVLMALLGAGAGFYAMGFTLPLPLLTSAAAVACIVGAVLLGAGLFRPGGMGSLGAVGVHLGLALMALGIAFSGPYKMEHDHYFTAGDSIVIDGHTVTLTALVEGNGPGFHYLEGRLEVSRDGRPLGELKPQRRIYDKFGSMQFTEVDVIPGLGKEIYASLLGLDQQGRALVKVSVEPLVNWLWIGGTLMSLFPLCMLWRRRSSGRSEAGKKPETAGEA